One Serpentinicella alkaliphila DNA segment encodes these proteins:
- a CDS encoding ABC transporter permease, whose translation MKNQTPYFLLLPMILLGLLFLLGIGNALVQSFGYIPAFDMMDFTLRYYEEILQKPVFIDSIRVSFVIALVSSVLAIVLGVLLCAVLVYTGNVRGKVLQIIKLPILIPHTIVALFIITILSQNGLLARIMYALGLLDTQGDFPTLLFSTNNVGIIIAYLWKEIPFVAYFVLALMASINTTLGEAAENLGASRLKTFFYITLPLCMPAIKKAFLIIFAFSFGAYEIPFLLGPTLPKALPVQAYVEYMHPDLRHRPYAMAMNSIMLLITLAMAVFYYWMVRKNIFQTGGDKDDI comes from the coding sequence GTGAAAAATCAGACACCTTATTTTTTGCTCTTACCTATGATTTTGTTGGGGTTGCTTTTTCTTTTAGGAATTGGTAATGCATTGGTACAAAGTTTCGGATATATCCCCGCTTTTGATATGATGGATTTTACATTACGGTATTACGAAGAGATCCTTCAAAAACCAGTGTTTATAGACTCTATCCGAGTCAGTTTTGTAATAGCCCTGGTTTCATCAGTGCTTGCGATAGTTCTAGGGGTATTGCTTTGTGCTGTCCTAGTCTATACTGGTAATGTTAGGGGGAAAGTTTTGCAGATTATAAAGCTACCGATTCTTATTCCCCATACCATTGTGGCATTATTCATTATTACAATCTTGTCTCAAAACGGCTTGCTTGCTCGAATTATGTATGCACTAGGGCTATTAGATACACAGGGAGACTTTCCTACCTTATTATTTAGTACAAATAATGTAGGTATTATAATTGCTTATTTATGGAAAGAGATACCTTTTGTAGCGTATTTTGTACTTGCACTGATGGCCAGTATCAATACTACCTTGGGTGAAGCTGCAGAAAACCTAGGTGCTTCTAGATTAAAGACTTTCTTCTACATTACGCTACCATTATGTATGCCTGCTATAAAGAAAGCATTTCTAATTATTTTTGCTTTTTCCTTTGGAGCATATGAGATACCTTTTCTGCTGGGACCGACTTTGCCAAAGGCTCTGCCTGTGCAGGCCTATGTTGAGTACATGCATCCTGATTTGCGCCATAGACCCTATGCAATGGCTATGAATAGCATCATGCTACTAATTACACTGGCGATGGCAGTCTTTTATTACTGGATGGTGCGAAAAAATATCTTTCAGACCGGTGGTGACAAGGATGATATCTAG